A part of Saccopteryx bilineata isolate mSacBil1 chromosome 8, mSacBil1_pri_phased_curated, whole genome shotgun sequence genomic DNA contains:
- the ABHD10 gene encoding palmitoyl-protein thioesterase ABHD10, mitochondrial isoform X2 encodes MAGVGKAALAAWDPCRRWSWTAVSFGFHRAVSALLARKPERAPRWLPVCRQKTSFSFLSRPDLPNLAYKKLKGKSPGIIFIPGYISNMNGTKALAIEEFCKSLGHAYIRFDYSGVGNSDGNLQESTVGKWRKDVLSIIDDLAEGPQVKKEIETKGVWSMPSKYSEEGVYHIQYNFIKEAEHHCMLHSPIPVNCPIRLLHGMKDDIIPWHTSLQVADRVVSTDVDVILRKHSDHRMKEKADIQLLVYTIDDLIDKLSTVGN; translated from the exons ATGGCTGGAGTGGGCAAGGCGGCGCTGGCTGCGTGGGATCCTTGTCGGAGGTGGAGCTGGACTGCTGTCTCCTTCGGCTTCCACCGTGCCGTCAGCGCGTTACTTGCACGAAAGCCTGAGAGGGCGCCACGGTGGCTCCCAG TTTGCAGACAAAAGACATCATTCTCTTTCCTTAGTCGACCAGACCTTCCAAACCTGGCTTATAAGAAACTAAAAGGCAAAAGTCCAGGAATTATCTTCATCCCTGGCTATATTTCTAATATGAATGGTACAAAAGCATTGGCGATTGAGGAGTTTTGCAAATCTCTAGGTCACGCCTATATAAG GTTTGACTACTCAGGAGTTGGAAATTCAGATGGTAACTTACAAGAATCTACAGtgggaaaatggagaaaagatgtTCTTTCTATAATTGATGACTTAGCTGAAGGACCACAG GTAAAAAAGGAAATCGAGACGAAAGGCGTGTGGAGCATGCCATCAAAATACAGTGAGGAAGGAGTTTATCACattcagtataattttattaaagaagctgAACACCACTGCATGTTACATAGCCCCATTCCTGTGAACTGCCCTATAAGATTGCTTCATGGCATGAAAGATGACATCATACCCTGGCATACGTCCCTACAAGTTGCTGACCGAGTAGTCAGCACTGACGTAGATGTCATCCTTCGAAAACATAGTGATCACCGAATGAAGGAAAAAGCGGACATTCAACTTCTTGTTTACACTATTGATGACTTAATTGATAAACTTTCAACTGTAGGTAACTAG
- the ABHD10 gene encoding palmitoyl-protein thioesterase ABHD10, mitochondrial isoform X1 produces the protein MAGVGKAALAAWDPCRRWSWTAVSFGFHRAVSALLARKPERAPRWLPVCRQKTSFSFLSRPDLPNLAYKKLKGKSPGIIFIPGYISNMNGTKALAIEEFCKSLGHAYIRFDYSGVGNSDGNLQESTVGKWRKDVLSIIDDLAEGPQILVGSSLGGWLMLHAAIARPQRVVALIGIAAAVDGLVTKFNQLPVEVKKEIETKGVWSMPSKYSEEGVYHIQYNFIKEAEHHCMLHSPIPVNCPIRLLHGMKDDIIPWHTSLQVADRVVSTDVDVILRKHSDHRMKEKADIQLLVYTIDDLIDKLSTVGN, from the exons ATGGCTGGAGTGGGCAAGGCGGCGCTGGCTGCGTGGGATCCTTGTCGGAGGTGGAGCTGGACTGCTGTCTCCTTCGGCTTCCACCGTGCCGTCAGCGCGTTACTTGCACGAAAGCCTGAGAGGGCGCCACGGTGGCTCCCAG TTTGCAGACAAAAGACATCATTCTCTTTCCTTAGTCGACCAGACCTTCCAAACCTGGCTTATAAGAAACTAAAAGGCAAAAGTCCAGGAATTATCTTCATCCCTGGCTATATTTCTAATATGAATGGTACAAAAGCATTGGCGATTGAGGAGTTTTGCAAATCTCTAGGTCACGCCTATATAAG GTTTGACTACTCAGGAGTTGGAAATTCAGATGGTAACTTACAAGAATCTACAGtgggaaaatggagaaaagatgtTCTTTCTATAATTGATGACTTAGCTGAAGGACCACAG atACTAGTTGGGTCTAGCCTCGGTGGCTGGCTCATGCTTCATGCTGCAATCGCACGCCCACAGAGGGTTGTGGCTCTCATTGGCATAGCTGCAGCTGTAGATGGCCTAGTGACAAAATTTAATCAGCTTCCTGTTGAG GTAAAAAAGGAAATCGAGACGAAAGGCGTGTGGAGCATGCCATCAAAATACAGTGAGGAAGGAGTTTATCACattcagtataattttattaaagaagctgAACACCACTGCATGTTACATAGCCCCATTCCTGTGAACTGCCCTATAAGATTGCTTCATGGCATGAAAGATGACATCATACCCTGGCATACGTCCCTACAAGTTGCTGACCGAGTAGTCAGCACTGACGTAGATGTCATCCTTCGAAAACATAGTGATCACCGAATGAAGGAAAAAGCGGACATTCAACTTCTTGTTTACACTATTGATGACTTAATTGATAAACTTTCAACTGTAGGTAACTAG